A genomic window from Sorex araneus isolate mSorAra2 chromosome 2, mSorAra2.pri, whole genome shotgun sequence includes:
- the LOC101541526 gene encoding hepatitis A virus cellular receptor 1 homolog isoform X1, with translation MHPWAAITGLLVLFTDATAAAVMVLGLAGRPITLPCTYSTAGRSVTSMCWGRGPCPSSQCSDTLIWTDGSHVTSRKAPRYMLKGRITEGDVSLTIEGAVPGDSGLYCCRIEHPGWFNDQKITFSLEIRPRPSSSPATPRLTTLAPATPPPPSRTLPQPVTSPSTPATTRTPGPEPQPSTWQEPSPAPPTSSPPPSCPPGENGTDVVTQTWDGAWRENQTLTSLAQNPWKVTSRGLYIGLSVTAAVLVTVLVALVTKKHLLLRRKQQQLSMVTLHGPPMTALQSAAAARVRAEDNIYTVEDNPYVVD, from the exons ACGCCACTGCGGCCGCAGTCATGGTCTTAGGGTTGGCCGGCCGCCCCATCACACTGCCCTGCACCTACTCCACAGCCGGCAGGTCGGTCACCAGCATGTGCTGGGGCCGagggccctgcccctcctcccagtGCTCGGACACCCTCATCTGGACCGACGGCTCCCACGTGACTTCCCGGAAGGCGCCGCGCTACATGCTGAAGGGCAGAATCACCGAGGGGGACGTGTCTCTCACCATCGAGGGCGCCGTCCCGGGCGACAGTGGCCTCTACTGCTGCCGCATCGAGCACCCGGGCTGGTTCAACGACCAGAAAATCACCTTCTCCCTGGAGATAAGACCCC GGCCCTCCAGCAGCCCCGCAACCCCCAGGCTCACCACCTTGGCTCCTGCAACGCCGCCGCCGCCCTCGCGGACCCTCCCCCAGCCAG TAACTAGCCCGTCCACTCCGGCTACTACTCGGACGCCCGGGCCCGAGCCTCAGCCTTCCACCTGGCAGGagcccagccccgcaccccccaccagctccccgccaccctcctgccctccag GTGAGAACGGCACAGACGTGGTGACACAGACGTGGGACGGCGCCTGGCGTGAGAATCAGACG CTCACGTCCCTGGCACAGAACCCGTGGAAGGTCACCAGCAGGGGACTCTACATCGGCCTCTCCGTCACGGCAGCGGTGCTGGTCACTGTCCTGGTGGCCCTGGTCACTAAGA AGCACTTGCTCCTGaggaggaagcagcagcagctgaG CATGGTGACCCTGCACGGCCCCCCGATGACAGCCCTGCAGAGCGCGGCAGCGGCCCGCGTCCGGGCGGAGGAcaacatctacacagtggaggACAACCCCTACGTCGTGGACTAG
- the LOC101541526 gene encoding hepatitis A virus cellular receptor 1 homolog isoform X2, with product MHPWAAITGLLVLFTDATAAAVMVLGLAGRPITLPCTYSTAGRSVTSMCWGRGPCPSSQCSDTLIWTDGSHVTSRKAPRYMLKGRITEGDVSLTIEGAVPGDSGLYCCRIEHPGWFNDQKITFSLEIRPRENGTDVVTQTWDGAWRENQTLTSLAQNPWKVTSRGLYIGLSVTAAVLVTVLVALVTKKHLLLRRKQQQLSMVTLHGPPMTALQSAAAARVRAEDNIYTVEDNPYVVD from the exons ACGCCACTGCGGCCGCAGTCATGGTCTTAGGGTTGGCCGGCCGCCCCATCACACTGCCCTGCACCTACTCCACAGCCGGCAGGTCGGTCACCAGCATGTGCTGGGGCCGagggccctgcccctcctcccagtGCTCGGACACCCTCATCTGGACCGACGGCTCCCACGTGACTTCCCGGAAGGCGCCGCGCTACATGCTGAAGGGCAGAATCACCGAGGGGGACGTGTCTCTCACCATCGAGGGCGCCGTCCCGGGCGACAGTGGCCTCTACTGCTGCCGCATCGAGCACCCGGGCTGGTTCAACGACCAGAAAATCACCTTCTCCCTGGAGATAAGACCCC GTGAGAACGGCACAGACGTGGTGACACAGACGTGGGACGGCGCCTGGCGTGAGAATCAGACG CTCACGTCCCTGGCACAGAACCCGTGGAAGGTCACCAGCAGGGGACTCTACATCGGCCTCTCCGTCACGGCAGCGGTGCTGGTCACTGTCCTGGTGGCCCTGGTCACTAAGA AGCACTTGCTCCTGaggaggaagcagcagcagctgaG CATGGTGACCCTGCACGGCCCCCCGATGACAGCCCTGCAGAGCGCGGCAGCGGCCCGCGTCCGGGCGGAGGAcaacatctacacagtggaggACAACCCCTACGTCGTGGACTAG